In one Myotis daubentonii chromosome 1, mMyoDau2.1, whole genome shotgun sequence genomic region, the following are encoded:
- the TET2 gene encoding methylcytosine dioxygenase TET2 isoform X3 → MERDRTNHVEGNRLSPFLTPSPSPICQTEPLAIKLQKGSPLPERPYPEVNGDTKRQAFKGHYGTPHMKGSQNSRVSPDFTQEGRGYSQCLQNGGIKRTVSEPSLSGLHQNKKLKQDQKANGEGKNFGETQERNPGKGSSQPNVSDMNDKRESVSSVAPENAVKDTTSFSTHNSSGSENAEHPILNEQEGKDANYHDQNIVLLLKNKSVLMPNGATVSASSMENTHGELLEKTLSQYYPDCVSIAVQKTTSHIHAINSPAINELSCEITHPLYTSGQTNFPQTSNSELPPEPAAVMTEACDADNVSKPAAMLGTCSFQKPEQQKPVFEICPSPAENGNIQGTTKLVAGEEFCSGSSSILQAPGGSSERYFTQNEINGAYFKQTSVFSKDSFSATVTPPPSQLLLSPPLPEAPQLPSEGKSTLSDGVVEEHHHYPNQSNTALLREVKIEGEPEAPPSPSPNPPTHVSIPSLTLPERLQNNCVNKNDIRTPGTMTLPLCPEKARQTPEHPKHNPPTLSSSGGPQDHCQQLMGHKEQEVLKGQDKQQTLDLVLPTQPHLKPGWIELKAPQFPQAESHLKYKAPLRSVLQYQPNSSNQMTSKQYTGNSNMPGGLPGQACTQKMMQPEQRPQRYQLEMNHGQSQGTVDQHLQLQKPSLQVHFSKTDPSPEAHTQSLCTPRFHFQQRPDSEHKKLMPSPLKQHLNQQASETEPFSNSHLLQHKSHNQAAQTQTSQNSHLPQNQQQQQKLHMENQEQMPHTFAHPQGNCGQQREGSFFSQIKVEERFHGENQYSKSSEFQTHNTQMGLEHIQNMNSRNSPYGHILKSNASKVQISCSNNIHPASKNTEQTLHPEHFSGNKTPNLHHMQYFPNNVTTKQDGLHRCFQEQGQKPPQASVLQGYKSKNQDLSGQQAAQLTQQRYLMHNQANAFTVPEQGGSHIQTPPQKEVQKHAALRWHLLQKQEQQQNQQPQTESCHNQAHRPIKVEPGSKPHACMHPKPAQPENKMWKKITKQEIPPPSCDNVQQRSILETMEQHLKQFQVKSLFDHKALTLKSQKQVKVEMSGPVTVLSRHTSAAELDSHTPALEQQATPSEKTPTKRTAGSVLNNFLESPSKLLDTPIKNLLDTPVKTQYDFPSCRCVEQIIEKDEGPFYTHLGAGPNVAAIREIMEERFGQKGKAIRIERVIYTGKEGKSSQGCPIAKWVVRRSSSEEKLLCLVRERAGHTCEAAVIVILILVWEGIPLTLADKLYSELTETLRKYGTLTNRRCALNEERTCACQGLDPETCGASFSFGCSWSMYYNGCKFARSKIPRKFKLLGDDPKEEEKLESHLQNLSTLMAPTYKKLAPDAYNNQNVYTYKAIRGPMHEIHARGLALAAA, encoded by the exons ATGGAACGGGATAGAACCAACCATGTGGAGGGCAACAGACTAAGTCCATTCTTGAcaccctctccttctcccatctGCCAGACAGAACCTCTGGCTATAAAGCTCCAGAAGGGAAGCCCGTTACCAGAGAGACCTTATCCAGAAGTGAATGGAGACACCAAGCGGCAAGCTTTCAAAGGCCATTATGGAACACCCCATATGAAGGGCAGCCAGAATAGCCGTGTCAGCCCGGACTTTACACAAGAAGGCAGAGGGTATTCCCAGTGTTTGCAGAATGGAGGGATAAAACGCACAGTTAGTGAACCTTCTCTCTCTGGGCTCCATCAGAACAAGAAGTTGAAACAAGACCAAAAGGCCAATGGAGAAGGAAAGAACTTCGGGGAAACACAAGAAAGAAATCCAGGCAAAGGCAGCAGTCAACCAAATGTCTCCGATAtgaatgacaagagagaatctgTGAGCTCTGTGGCCCCAGAAAATGCAGTTAAAGATACCACCAGTTTTTCAACACACAACTCGAGCGGGTCTGAAAATGCAGAGCATCCGATTCTGAATGAGCAGGAGGGCAAAGATGCGAACTACCATGACCAGAACATTGTATTACTTCTTAAAAACAAGTCAGTGCTAATGCCTAATGGTGCTACAGTTTCTGCCTCTTCCATGGAAAACACACATGGTGAACTCCTGGAAAAAACACTGTCTCAATATTACCCAGATTGTGTTTCCATTGCGGTGCAGAAAACCACATCTCACATACATGCCATTAACAGTCCGGCTATTAATGAGTTGTCCTGTGAGATCACTCACCCGTTGTATACCTCAGGGCAGACCAATTTCCCACAGACCTCGAACTCTGAGCTGCCTCCAGAGCCAGCTGCAGTCATGACTGAGGCCTGTGACGCTGATAATGTCAGTAAACCAGCTGCAATGCTAGGTACCTGTTCCTTTCAGAAACCAGAACAACAAAAACCAGTTTTTGAGATATGCCCATCTCCTGCAGAAAATGGTAACATCCAAGGAACCACAAAGCTAGTGGCTGGTGAAGAATTCTGTTCAGGTTCCAGCAGCATTTTGCAGGCTCCTGGTGGCAGCTCTGAACGGTATTTCacgcaaaatgaaataaatggtgCTTACTTCAAGCAAACCTCAGTGTTCTCTAAGGATTCCTTTTCTGCCACTGTCACACCACCACCATCGCAGTTGCTTTTGTCTCCTCCTCTTCCAGAGGCTCCTCAGCTTCCTTCAGAAGGAAAAAGCACTCTGAGTGATGGTGTTGTGGAAGAACACCATCACTACCCCAACCAAAGTAACACAGCTCTTTTAAGGGAAGTGAAAATAGAGGGTGAACCAGAGGCACCACCATCCCCGAGTCCTAACCCACCTACACATGTATCCATCCCCTCTCTGACACTTCCAGAAAGGCTTCAGAATAATTGTGTTAACAAGAATGACATACGGACTCCAGGGACAATGACTCTTCCATTGTGTCCTGAGAAAGCAAGACAAACACCAGAACATCCCAAGCATAACCCACCAACTCTCAGTAGCAGTGGAGGGCCACAGGACCACTGCCAGCAGCTGATGGGGCACAAAGAACAGGAGGTTCTGAAGGGTCAAGATAAGCAACAAACACTCGATCTTGTGCTCCCAACACAGCCCCATCTGAAACCAGGATGGATTGAATTGAAGGCCCCTCAATTTCCTCAAGCAGAATCCCATCTAAAATATAAAGCACCTCTGCGGTCAGTTCTTCAGTATCAGCCCAACTCCTCCAATCAAATGACCTCCAAACAATACACTGGAAATTCCAACATGCCTGGGGGGCTCCCAGGGCAAGCTTGCACCCAGAAAATGATGCAGCCAGAGCAGAGGCCACAAAGGTACCAACTTGAGATGAATCATGGGCAGTCTCAAGGTACAGTGGACCAGCATCTCCAGCTCCAAAAACCCTCACTCCAGGTGCACTTCTCCAAGACAGACCCTTCCCCTGAAGCTCACACGCAGTCACTCTGCACCCCTAGGTTTCATTTTCAACAGAGACCAGACTCCGAGCATAAgaaactcatgccctcaccattAAAGCAGCACTTGAATCAACAGGCTTCAGAGACGGAGCCCTTCTCAAACTCACATCTTTTGCAACACAAGTCTCATAATCAGGCAGCACAAACACAGACATCCCAGAATTCACATCTCCCTCAAAACCAGCAGCAACAGCAAAAATTACACATGGAGAATCAAGAACAAATGCCCCATACTTTTGCTCATCCCCAAGGCAACTGTGGTCAGCAAAGGGAAGGATCGTTCTTTAGCCAGATTAAAGTGGAAGAACGCTTTCATGGTGAAAATCAATATTCAAAATCAAGTGAGTTTCAGACTCATAATACCCAAATGGGATTGGAGCACATACAGAATATGAACAGTAGAAATTCCCCGTATGGTCATATCTTGAAGTCAAATGCAAGCAAAGTACAGATTTCTTGTTCAAACAACATTCACCCAGCTTCAAAGAATACAGAACAGACTTTACATCCTGAACATTTTTCCGGAAACAAGACCCCAAACTTGCATCACatgcaatattttccaaataatgtgACCACAAAACAAGATGGTCTTCACAGGTGCTTTCAAGAACAAGGACAGAAGCCTCCACAGGCTTCCGTTCTCCAGGGATATAAAAGTAAAAACCAAGATTTGTCTGGCCAACAAGCTGCACAACTCACTCAGCAAAGGTACCTGATGCACAACCAAGCAAACGCTTTCACTGTGCCTGAACAAGGAGGAAGTCACATTCAGACCCCTCCCCAGAAGGAAGTTCAAAAGCACGCTGCTCTGAGATGGCACCTCTTACAGAAGCAAGAGCAGCAGCAAAACCAACAACCCCAAACTGAGTCTTGCCACAATCAGGCACACAGGCCAATTAAGGTTGAACCTGGATCCAAGCCCCATGCCTGTATGCACCCCAAGCCAGCACAGCCAGAAAACAAAATGTGGAAAAAGATAACTAAGCAAGAGATTCCACCCCCGAGCTGTGATAATGTGCAGCAGAGGAGCATTCTGGAGACCATGGAGCAACACCTGAAGCAGTTCCAGGTCAAATCACTATTTGACCATAAGGCTCTTACTCTCAAATCACAGAAGCAAGTAAAAGTTGAAATGTCAGGGCCAGTCACAGTTTTATCTAGACATACCAGTGCTGCAGAACTCGATAGCCACACCCCAGCTTTAGAGCAGCAGGCAACTCCTTCAGAAAAGACACCAACCAAAAGAACAGCTGGTTCTGTTCTCAATAATTTTTTAGAGTCACCTTCCAAATTACTAGATACGCCTATAAAAAATTTATTGGATACACCTGTCAAGACTCAATATGATTTCCCATCATGCAGATGTGTAG AGCAAATTATTGAAAAAGATGAAGGTCCTTTTTATACCCATCTAGGAGCAGGTCCTAATGTGGCAGCTATTAGAGAAATCATGGAAGAAAG GTTTGGACAGAAGGGTAAAGCTATTAGGATTGAAAGAGTCATCTATACTGGTAAAGAAGGGAAAAGTTCTCAGGGATGTCCTATTGCCAAATGG GTGGTACGCAGAAGCAGCAGCGAGGAGAAGCTACTGTGTTTGGTGCGGGAGCGAGCTGGCCATacctgtgaggctgcagtgatTGTGATTCTGATCCTGGTGTGGGAAGGCATCCCCCTGACTCTGGCTGACAAACTCTACTCGGAGCTCACCGAGACGCTGAGGAAGTACGGCACGCTCACCAACCGGCGGTGTGCCCTGAACGAAGA GAGAACCTGTGCCTGTCAAGGGCTGGATCCAGAGACCTGTGGTGCCTCCTTTTCTTTCGGTTGTTCGTGGAGCATGTACTACAATGGATGTAAGTTTGCCAGAAGCAAGATACCAAGAAAATTTAAGCTGCTTGGGGATGACCCAAAAGAG GAAGAAAAACTGGAGTCTCACTTACAAAACCTGTCTACTCTTATGGCACCAACATACAAGAAACTTGCACCTGATGCATATAATAATCAG AAtgtctatacatataaagctattagaggcccaatgcatgaaattcatgcaaggggcttggccctcgcagccgcgtga
- the TET2 gene encoding methylcytosine dioxygenase TET2 isoform X6, which translates to MERDRTNHVEGNRLSPFLTPSPSPICQTEPLAIKLQKGSPLPERPYPEVNGDTKRQAFKGHYGTPHMKGSQNSRVSPDFTQEGRGYSQCLQNGGIKRTVSEPSLSGLHQNKKLKQDQKANGEGKNFGETQERNPGKGSSQPNVSDMNDKRESVSSVAPENAVKDTTSFSTHNSSGSENAEHPILNEQEGKDANYHDQNIVLLLKNKSVLMPNGATVSASSMENTHGELLEKTLSQYYPDCVSIAVQKTTSHIHAINSPAINELSCEITHPLYTSGQTNFPQTSNSELPPEPAAVMTEACDADNVSKPAAMLGTCSFQKPEQQKPVFEICPSPAENGNIQGTTKLVAGEEFCSGSSSILQAPGGSSERYFTQNEINGAYFKQTSVFSKDSFSATVTPPPSQLLLSPPLPEAPQLPSEGKSTLSDGVVEEHHHYPNQSNTALLREVKIEGEPEAPPSPSPNPPTHVSIPSLTLPERLQNNCVNKNDIRTPGTMTLPLCPEKARQTPEHPKHNPPTLSSSGGPQDHCQQLMGHKEQEVLKGQDKQQTLDLVLPTQPHLKPGWIELKAPQFPQAESHLKYKAPLRSVLQYQPNSSNQMTSKQYTGNSNMPGGLPGQACTQKMMQPEQRPQRYQLEMNHGQSQGTVDQHLQLQKPSLQVHFSKTDPSPEAHTQSLCTPRFHFQQRPDSEHKKLMPSPLKQHLNQQASETEPFSNSHLLQHKSHNQAAQTQTSQNSHLPQNQQQQQKLHMENQEQMPHTFAHPQGNCGQQREGSFFSQIKVEERFHGENQYSKSSEFQTHNTQMGLEHIQNMNSRNSPYGHILKSNASKVQISCSNNIHPASKNTEQTLHPEHFSGNKTPNLHHMQYFPNNVTTKQDGLHRCFQEQGQKPPQASVLQGYKSKNQDLSGQQAAQLTQQRYLMHNQANAFTVPEQGGSHIQTPPQKEVQKHAALRWHLLQKQEQQQNQQPQTESCHNQAHRPIKVEPGSKPHACMHPKPAQPENKMWKKITKQEIPPPSCDNVQQRSILETMEQHLKQFQVKSLFDHKALTLKSQKQVKVEMSGPVTVLSRHTSAAELDSHTPALEQQATPSEKTPTKRTAGSVLNNFLESPSKLLDTPIKNLLDTPVKTQYDFPSCRCVEQIIEKDEGPFYTHLGAGPNVAAIREIMEERFGQKGKAIRIERVIYTGKEGKSSQGCPIAKWVVRRSSSEEKLLCLVRERAGHTCEAAVIVILILVWEGIPLTLADKLYSELTETLRKYGTLTNRRCALNEDISR; encoded by the exons ATGGAACGGGATAGAACCAACCATGTGGAGGGCAACAGACTAAGTCCATTCTTGAcaccctctccttctcccatctGCCAGACAGAACCTCTGGCTATAAAGCTCCAGAAGGGAAGCCCGTTACCAGAGAGACCTTATCCAGAAGTGAATGGAGACACCAAGCGGCAAGCTTTCAAAGGCCATTATGGAACACCCCATATGAAGGGCAGCCAGAATAGCCGTGTCAGCCCGGACTTTACACAAGAAGGCAGAGGGTATTCCCAGTGTTTGCAGAATGGAGGGATAAAACGCACAGTTAGTGAACCTTCTCTCTCTGGGCTCCATCAGAACAAGAAGTTGAAACAAGACCAAAAGGCCAATGGAGAAGGAAAGAACTTCGGGGAAACACAAGAAAGAAATCCAGGCAAAGGCAGCAGTCAACCAAATGTCTCCGATAtgaatgacaagagagaatctgTGAGCTCTGTGGCCCCAGAAAATGCAGTTAAAGATACCACCAGTTTTTCAACACACAACTCGAGCGGGTCTGAAAATGCAGAGCATCCGATTCTGAATGAGCAGGAGGGCAAAGATGCGAACTACCATGACCAGAACATTGTATTACTTCTTAAAAACAAGTCAGTGCTAATGCCTAATGGTGCTACAGTTTCTGCCTCTTCCATGGAAAACACACATGGTGAACTCCTGGAAAAAACACTGTCTCAATATTACCCAGATTGTGTTTCCATTGCGGTGCAGAAAACCACATCTCACATACATGCCATTAACAGTCCGGCTATTAATGAGTTGTCCTGTGAGATCACTCACCCGTTGTATACCTCAGGGCAGACCAATTTCCCACAGACCTCGAACTCTGAGCTGCCTCCAGAGCCAGCTGCAGTCATGACTGAGGCCTGTGACGCTGATAATGTCAGTAAACCAGCTGCAATGCTAGGTACCTGTTCCTTTCAGAAACCAGAACAACAAAAACCAGTTTTTGAGATATGCCCATCTCCTGCAGAAAATGGTAACATCCAAGGAACCACAAAGCTAGTGGCTGGTGAAGAATTCTGTTCAGGTTCCAGCAGCATTTTGCAGGCTCCTGGTGGCAGCTCTGAACGGTATTTCacgcaaaatgaaataaatggtgCTTACTTCAAGCAAACCTCAGTGTTCTCTAAGGATTCCTTTTCTGCCACTGTCACACCACCACCATCGCAGTTGCTTTTGTCTCCTCCTCTTCCAGAGGCTCCTCAGCTTCCTTCAGAAGGAAAAAGCACTCTGAGTGATGGTGTTGTGGAAGAACACCATCACTACCCCAACCAAAGTAACACAGCTCTTTTAAGGGAAGTGAAAATAGAGGGTGAACCAGAGGCACCACCATCCCCGAGTCCTAACCCACCTACACATGTATCCATCCCCTCTCTGACACTTCCAGAAAGGCTTCAGAATAATTGTGTTAACAAGAATGACATACGGACTCCAGGGACAATGACTCTTCCATTGTGTCCTGAGAAAGCAAGACAAACACCAGAACATCCCAAGCATAACCCACCAACTCTCAGTAGCAGTGGAGGGCCACAGGACCACTGCCAGCAGCTGATGGGGCACAAAGAACAGGAGGTTCTGAAGGGTCAAGATAAGCAACAAACACTCGATCTTGTGCTCCCAACACAGCCCCATCTGAAACCAGGATGGATTGAATTGAAGGCCCCTCAATTTCCTCAAGCAGAATCCCATCTAAAATATAAAGCACCTCTGCGGTCAGTTCTTCAGTATCAGCCCAACTCCTCCAATCAAATGACCTCCAAACAATACACTGGAAATTCCAACATGCCTGGGGGGCTCCCAGGGCAAGCTTGCACCCAGAAAATGATGCAGCCAGAGCAGAGGCCACAAAGGTACCAACTTGAGATGAATCATGGGCAGTCTCAAGGTACAGTGGACCAGCATCTCCAGCTCCAAAAACCCTCACTCCAGGTGCACTTCTCCAAGACAGACCCTTCCCCTGAAGCTCACACGCAGTCACTCTGCACCCCTAGGTTTCATTTTCAACAGAGACCAGACTCCGAGCATAAgaaactcatgccctcaccattAAAGCAGCACTTGAATCAACAGGCTTCAGAGACGGAGCCCTTCTCAAACTCACATCTTTTGCAACACAAGTCTCATAATCAGGCAGCACAAACACAGACATCCCAGAATTCACATCTCCCTCAAAACCAGCAGCAACAGCAAAAATTACACATGGAGAATCAAGAACAAATGCCCCATACTTTTGCTCATCCCCAAGGCAACTGTGGTCAGCAAAGGGAAGGATCGTTCTTTAGCCAGATTAAAGTGGAAGAACGCTTTCATGGTGAAAATCAATATTCAAAATCAAGTGAGTTTCAGACTCATAATACCCAAATGGGATTGGAGCACATACAGAATATGAACAGTAGAAATTCCCCGTATGGTCATATCTTGAAGTCAAATGCAAGCAAAGTACAGATTTCTTGTTCAAACAACATTCACCCAGCTTCAAAGAATACAGAACAGACTTTACATCCTGAACATTTTTCCGGAAACAAGACCCCAAACTTGCATCACatgcaatattttccaaataatgtgACCACAAAACAAGATGGTCTTCACAGGTGCTTTCAAGAACAAGGACAGAAGCCTCCACAGGCTTCCGTTCTCCAGGGATATAAAAGTAAAAACCAAGATTTGTCTGGCCAACAAGCTGCACAACTCACTCAGCAAAGGTACCTGATGCACAACCAAGCAAACGCTTTCACTGTGCCTGAACAAGGAGGAAGTCACATTCAGACCCCTCCCCAGAAGGAAGTTCAAAAGCACGCTGCTCTGAGATGGCACCTCTTACAGAAGCAAGAGCAGCAGCAAAACCAACAACCCCAAACTGAGTCTTGCCACAATCAGGCACACAGGCCAATTAAGGTTGAACCTGGATCCAAGCCCCATGCCTGTATGCACCCCAAGCCAGCACAGCCAGAAAACAAAATGTGGAAAAAGATAACTAAGCAAGAGATTCCACCCCCGAGCTGTGATAATGTGCAGCAGAGGAGCATTCTGGAGACCATGGAGCAACACCTGAAGCAGTTCCAGGTCAAATCACTATTTGACCATAAGGCTCTTACTCTCAAATCACAGAAGCAAGTAAAAGTTGAAATGTCAGGGCCAGTCACAGTTTTATCTAGACATACCAGTGCTGCAGAACTCGATAGCCACACCCCAGCTTTAGAGCAGCAGGCAACTCCTTCAGAAAAGACACCAACCAAAAGAACAGCTGGTTCTGTTCTCAATAATTTTTTAGAGTCACCTTCCAAATTACTAGATACGCCTATAAAAAATTTATTGGATACACCTGTCAAGACTCAATATGATTTCCCATCATGCAGATGTGTAG AGCAAATTATTGAAAAAGATGAAGGTCCTTTTTATACCCATCTAGGAGCAGGTCCTAATGTGGCAGCTATTAGAGAAATCATGGAAGAAAG GTTTGGACAGAAGGGTAAAGCTATTAGGATTGAAAGAGTCATCTATACTGGTAAAGAAGGGAAAAGTTCTCAGGGATGTCCTATTGCCAAATGG GTGGTACGCAGAAGCAGCAGCGAGGAGAAGCTACTGTGTTTGGTGCGGGAGCGAGCTGGCCATacctgtgaggctgcagtgatTGTGATTCTGATCCTGGTGTGGGAAGGCATCCCCCTGACTCTGGCTGACAAACTCTACTCGGAGCTCACCGAGACGCTGAGGAAGTACGGCACGCTCACCAACCGGCGGTGTGCCCTGAACGAAGA TATTTCAAGGTGA